The genomic region TTGAAATGGTGAAGTTGAATCTAAGTTGTGGCCTAGTGGTGGAGTGTTCACCTTCTCTAGGAATAGTCTAGGTTTGAACCACAATTGCATCAAAAAAGAAATGGTGAAATTAATAGAGTGAAAGCTATAATATTTTGAGGTCCAATCCGTTATGTCTAagtatttttttttagatttcatatgaaaagacaaaaaaaaaatcaaaatgataTTGTTGTTAGAAAAATAAAGGAGATTTTGGTAAGTTCATTATTGAGCTAGGATCTAGAGTGACACCGAACTCACCAACTCCTTtatcaatattatatatatatatatatataaggcgtTGTTTTTGAAGTTACATTTACAATCACAATTGCAATTATAAAGAATACATCTAAATAATTATGATAAGAATTGCAATTACAAacgataataaaaaaaaatctaaacttATATTAGAATATTTTTATACAGAGTGGACATATAATATGATATAAACTAACCATTAAACTAATGTGTTGTTGAAAGAGATTGATTcgaatctaaattttaaaatcctAAGTTATAAAACAaggattaaaaatttaaagactACTACTTAAATCAAATATAAAAAGAATATATAAACTTAAAACAATCAAATGAATTAAATTCTTGCAGCCACTtcaatgtaaaaataaaaaataaaaacttcaaAAGACTATACCCCCTTCATCCCTAGTTGAACCTTTTTGTCTCTTTTATGAAGCTTCCTAAAGTTTGATTGAGTCAAACCTATTCTATGGTTATTAAATTTAGTATTATATTGCTGTCATGATGTTCCCTGGAAATAACATGTTTCACGATGTTAGTGACCCTGTCCCCAATTCCCATTCCCAAACAACCAATCAAATTCcaaaggaaataaagtgacagcCCTAGTGCTACATTATCTAAATGTTCCAAATAGGATAAAGGGTTTGCAAACAAAGGCCATTATAAATTTTGAGTATACAAACGAGTTAGACTGATTGTATTTCGATTGTAATATTAAATATTGATATTTGAGCATGTTGGACATATTTTAAATTAGTTGAATGTTGTATGTTAAGGGTGAATGTCCTTCATGCTACTTCAGAGGCATGCACTTTGACCAAGGAAAAGAGTGCAGGATTTGTTTCTAAATTTAGCAGGGTACGTCCAAAACCCagattatatatatttcttaCAATTTTACTACAACTGGTTACATATAAAGATGATATGCagcaaacaaaaacaaaaacaaaaacaaaaaaaaaactaacaatCTGACAACATTCTTTGTCAGTTGCAACATTATTCTAAACATTCCTCGACTTAAACTTAAGTCTTGATTTGAGACAACATGCATCTGACATCTTTGCTGTTTGGTCTCTCCTTTGGATCATCCAAAGTGCAGAAATACGCAATCTTCAAAACCAGAATCATTTGATCTTCAAACCCTTTTCCAATCAGTTTAGGATCTATGGCTGTTGTGGGGTTGTCTGAAATCATGATGTTTCTCATCCATTTCACTAAACTCATCTCATCAGTGTGTTGAAAGAACGTATCAGATGGTAGCTTCCCCATCACCAAAACACAAAGTATAACCCCAAAGCTATAAATATCACACTTATCAGTAAACTTAAGTGTTTGATGATATTCAGGTGCGATATACCCCACAGTTCCAGCCAAATTGGAAGTGGTAATATGAGTTTGTGCATCAGGCATTGCTTTTGCAAGCCCGAAATCTGCGATCCTGGCTTCCATTTCATCATCAAGAAGGATGTTCCCTGGTTTCAAATCTCTATGAATGATTCGAGGGCTATGGTGCATGTGAAGATATTCAAGCCCAGCAGCCACTCCTTTTGCTATCCTCTGCCGCGCAAGCCAATCTAGCTCCCTTGTGCCTTCTGATACTTGTTGTAAGATGTCTTGCAAGCTTCCATTCTTCATGAATTCATACACAAGGTAGTGACAGTCGGGTCGAGAAATATGAGCCAACAACGGAAGGAGATTCCTATGTCGAATTTGGCCTACTGTGGTGATCTCTGATTTGATTTGACGCATTTTCTTGTTGAGAAGCTTGCTGTCTTCATCAGTTAACTCAGCTGCATCTTTTGGGGGTTGAATAATTTTCTTAATAGCAATCATTTTGCCATCACTTCCTGGTAATTCAGCTTTATATACTTCTCCACACCCCCCTTTCCCTATGATCTCCAATGAAGCCAACCCATCTTCTTTCTCTAAAAACGATAAATCCTCAGCTTTCTTAATCAATGGACTGAATATGGATGGACCAGGATCTTTAGCAGCTCCTAAAATGGTTGCCAACACCAGTTTAAACATAACAGAGAAGACGAACCCAGATATGCCCCCACCTACAGCTCCAGCAAAGAATCCCAACAGCCATTCCATTgcttttttactattatttttgtgTCGGTGTTGAGTTACTGGTGATAAGATAGGACCTTCACTGGTTACTGATTTGCTCCCAATTGGTGATGGAGCTTGAGCTCTGCTTCTGCTATTATTTGTTGATTTCCTCTCAGCAAAAGTGTACCGTTTGGGGTACTGAGTTACTGTTGATTCATCAACTTGGCTCATCAATGAAGCTGAACCTTCAAGGAAATTGTTCCCTGAGAAATCAAAGAACCGAAGGTTTCGAAACGAACGTATAGATGATGGGATTTTCCCGGAAAACAGATTGTTGGCAAGGGAAAGATTTTCCAAGTTGGGAAAATACTTCAAGAAGGTCAAGTCACCGGTGAACTCATTGGAAGATAAATCGAGAACTCGGAGACGAACCAAAGAAGACAAATTCGACGGTATCTCGCCGGAAAACATGTTGTTTCGAAGGTCGAGGATTTCGAGTTTTTTACAGTGAAAAACTTCATGTGGAACTGGGTTACCAATCCTGTTGTGGGAAACGGAGAGCTCTTTCAGCTCCGACAGCTTCCCAATTGCAGGAGACAGAGACCCATCAAGCATTTGGGATTTAAATACAAGCCTGGTGACTTTAAGGACATAAGTGTTGTCGTCGGCGAGTCTTCTCTCGCAGAAAACGCCGGCGGCTCTGCAAGGATCGGTGGCGGGGAACCGTTGACTGGCGATGCCCAAGTCTTTGAGAAGTGTGGAAAGAGCTTTGGAGTCTGAACGGTCGAGAGTTAGCCTTGAATGGGATATGAAGAAGAGGGAGAGGAGAGTGAGGAAGCGAAGGAAGTGACGACGACGGTGGGGTATTCCGGGAGAGAACGCCATTTAGGGCGGATTAAGGAGGGGTTGGTGgagggagagaaaagaaaggtagTGGAAGATTATTGGATGCTCATATAGCtgctattaaataattaaataattaattcctTGGTTTTTTTTATAAGCTGATACCGTGTGGAAAAAATGTGTATGTGGAGCCCATTTGAGTTGATTTTTCCCGTAAGCAAACGACGGTGGAGGTACTTGTATAATTAATCAGTCTTCCGATTAAAAATttacttcatttttattattCACAATTGATCTAACGACAGGTTAGTTTAATTATTTCATCAgtttaatagtaaaataaataaaattttgataataaaaattaatttattttaatttaacacataaaattaatttatttaatttttaataataattttaccaTCATCCAAACCAATTATTTTATTTGTGTTGTTATGTTATAAAAAAGTTTTTCTTCAGAATTATGTCATAATAAAAGTTACGtgcaattataatattaaattcaGATTTAGTTATGAATATGCTTTGTGATGTTAATTTGATTGTAGTTATTATTTAAAGTTTGGGTTATCCCATCATGTAAATCAttactttattttttatataaatttattttgttaagttttatttcatgtatatatacttttatatattttaatttagattcgaatatattttaaccattaattttattttataattttcattttaattatttagatgtattatttatattataattatgtttattataatttttcttaaaaataatttaaaaacaattataatactaatataaaataatttgtaatttattattattattttattataatactaataTATAACATATTTTATCACATGGCATTAATTTagatgtattatttatattataattatgtttattttataattatgtaCATTATACCGTGTACGTGTTTTCTCGACAGTTCAACTAAAAAGTTTTCAACTGGAAACGTTTTTCTCATGGGTATTTTGTGCTAGGGTTTTGTATTTTCGGGTTAGGGTTTAggatagggtttagggtttttgaaatgttaaataattattattgtaTTAGAAATTTAAAAACCTCATATTTTCATCGAAACTTGAAGTACTTGTTTGGGATGAAatattagtttttaatttttttcacatTTTTAATACTAGTTTGATCCAgtattttagtaaattatttatcacaATGCATTAATATTGATGAGATAAGTTTTGAAATATATCTCGGGATATATTGTGGGTTTTTTGTCCCAAGTGAGGGTTGAAATTTGTAGAGAGATAACGCTCCAAGCAGGACGCACAATAGtggtttttaaaattttgcaCATTTTTAATACTAGATTGATTCAATATTTtagtaaattatttatcacaGTGCATTAATATTGACGATATGAGTTTTGAAAATATATCTCGGGATATATACGATGGTTTTTTTGTCCCAAATGAGGGTTGAAATTTGTAGAGAGATAACGCTCCAAGTAGGACGCACTatcagcaaaagtactgaaagaCCATCCAATTGGAAGCGCTTTCAACTTACATGGCACTGAAAACACTTCCACTTGGACACACTTTCAATACTTTTGCTGATAGTGTGTCTTGCTTGGAGCGTTATTTTTCTACAAATTTCAACCCTCACTAGCCGGTGGGAATTTTCAGAATCAACTTTGAGCTCGTCCCCTGATCTATAAATGAAACATATTTTAGCC from Gossypium arboreum isolate Shixiya-1 chromosome 1, ASM2569848v2, whole genome shotgun sequence harbors:
- the LOC108481903 gene encoding leucine-rich repeat receptor-like serine/threonine/tyrosine-protein kinase SOBIR1, whose protein sequence is MAFSPGIPHRRRHFLRFLTLLSLFFISHSRLTLDRSDSKALSTLLKDLGIASQRFPATDPCRAAGVFCERRLADDNTYVLKVTRLVFKSQMLDGSLSPAIGKLSELKELSVSHNRIGNPVPHEVFHCKKLEILDLRNNMFSGEIPSNLSSLVRLRVLDLSSNEFTGDLTFLKYFPNLENLSLANNLFSGKIPSSIRSFRNLRFFDFSGNNFLEGSASLMSQVDESTVTQYPKRYTFAERKSTNNSRSRAQAPSPIGSKSVTSEGPILSPVTQHRHKNNSKKAMEWLLGFFAGAVGGGISGFVFSVMFKLVLATILGAAKDPGPSIFSPLIKKAEDLSFLEKEDGLASLEIIGKGGCGEVYKAELPGSDGKMIAIKKIIQPPKDAAELTDEDSKLLNKKMRQIKSEITTVGQIRHRNLLPLLAHISRPDCHYLVYEFMKNGSLQDILQQVSEGTRELDWLARQRIAKGVAAGLEYLHMHHSPRIIHRDLKPGNILLDDEMEARIADFGLAKAMPDAQTHITTSNLAGTVGYIAPEYHQTLKFTDKCDIYSFGVILCVLVMGKLPSDTFFQHTDEMSLVKWMRNIMISDNPTTAIDPKLIGKGFEDQMILVLKIAYFCTLDDPKERPNSKDVRCMLSQIKT